From the unidentified bacterial endosymbiont genome, one window contains:
- the gpsA gene encoding NAD(P)H-dependent glycerol-3-phosphate dehydrogenase encodes MSIVNASMTVIGAGSYGTALAITLARNGHEVVLWGHDPKHIATLQHDRCNVAFLPDVPFPDSLHLESDLTAALAASRNILIVVPSHVFGQVLHQIKPLMRADARIVWATKGLEAETGRLLQDVAREALGDTIPLAVISGPTFAKELAAGLPTAISLASTDQTFSDDLQHLLHCGKSFRVYSNPDFIGVQLGGAVKNVIAIGAGMSDGIGFGANARTALITRGLTEMSRLGAALGADPETFMGMAGLGDLVLTCTDNQSRNRRFGMMLGLGSDVQSAQENIGQVVEGYRNTKEVRELAHRFGVEMPITEEIYQVLYCGKNAREAALTLLGRARKDERSSN; translated from the coding sequence ATGAGCATTGTTAATGCGTCAATGACTGTGATCGGTGCCGGTTCTTACGGCACCGCTCTTGCCATCACGCTGGCAAGAAATGGTCACGAGGTGGTCCTTTGGGGCCACGATCCTAAACATATCGCCACGTTGCAACACGACCGCTGCAACGTGGCGTTTCTTCCGGACGTTCCGTTCCCTGACTCTCTGCATCTGGAAAGCGATCTCACGGCTGCCCTGGCGGCCAGCCGTAACATTCTGATTGTGGTGCCGAGCCACGTGTTTGGCCAGGTGTTACATCAGATTAAGCCGCTGATGCGGGCGGATGCGCGCATTGTATGGGCGACGAAAGGGCTGGAGGCGGAAACCGGGCGCCTGTTACAGGATGTGGCCCGCGAAGCGCTGGGCGATACCATTCCGCTGGCGGTGATTTCCGGGCCGACGTTTGCCAAAGAACTCGCTGCGGGCCTGCCGACCGCCATTTCACTGGCATCGACCGACCAGACTTTCTCTGACGACCTTCAGCACCTGCTGCATTGCGGCAAAAGCTTCCGCGTCTACAGTAATCCCGATTTTATCGGCGTGCAGCTAGGCGGGGCGGTGAAAAACGTGATTGCGATTGGTGCCGGGATGTCCGACGGTATCGGTTTTGGCGCGAATGCGCGCACTGCGTTGATCACCCGTGGGCTGACAGAAATGTCCCGCCTGGGGGCGGCGTTGGGTGCCGATCCCGAGACCTTTATGGGGATGGCGGGACTGGGCGATCTGGTGTTGACCTGTACCGACAACCAGTCGCGTAACCGCCGTTTTGGCATGATGCTCGGACTGGGCAGCGATGTGCAAAGCGCGCAGGAGAATATTGGTCAGGTGGTTGAAGGCTACCGCAATACCAAAGAAGTTCGCGAATTGGCGCACCGTTTTGGTGTCGAAATGCCAATAACCGAGGAAATTTATCAGGTACTGTATTGCGGAAAAAATGCGCGCGAGGC